From one Vicinamibacterales bacterium genomic stretch:
- a CDS encoding S9 family peptidase, producing MTVVRRMVRPRAAARLTAGIGLMFGLACLFASPSLLAARRPIADTDLFRFVWIGDPQISPDGSQVVFVRVSVNAKDNRYETALWIVPTSGQEPPRRLTAGPRDTSPRWAPDGRRIAFVRAAEKDARPGVGQLHLLDLSGGEPRPLTDLPRGCSAPEWSPDGRLLAFTTTTLPKDLVPPDNRKEPRAAPAADAERLPAHESDVRVITKATYRSNGSGYADPERHSHIWTVVAAAAGAGSPAPHQVTAGPFDESAPAWSTDGTRLFFTSNRVLEPYYEVAGGALYAVPVAGGEPAKIASVTGSLGQPAMSPDGRQVALVGSLAGQPVRSYNQPDLFVAGADGRSSAPRNLTTAYDFDIGGGIGGDQHPPRGGGSPGVEWAPDGQSIFALAAEQGRANLNRVDVASGAVTPVTKGDHEVVSWSLSRNGAKAVVLVSTPTAIGDLFVLDVPPAGSAPPPMKQITRVNEQLFSQLDLAEPEEIWYPSFDGRRINGWILKPPGFDPSKKYPLILEIHGGPHSAYGCTFTHEFSWMAAKGYVVLYTNPRGSSSYGQEFGNLIQFHYPGDDYKDLMAGVDALVGRGYVDEKRVGVTGGSGGGVLTNWTITQTTRFAAAVSQRSIADWSGFWFTADFTLFQPTWFRAAPWEDPADFAERSAITHIAKVTTPLMLVEGEADYRTPPAAGGEVMFRALKYLKKPVVMVRFPGESHELSRSGQPWHRVERLQHIVGWFDKWLMGAASDRYDVKN from the coding sequence ATGACTGTCGTCCGCCGCATGGTCCGTCCGCGCGCCGCCGCTCGTCTGACCGCAGGGATCGGCCTGATGTTCGGCCTCGCCTGCCTCTTCGCAAGCCCCTCGCTGCTGGCCGCCCGACGGCCGATTGCCGACACCGATCTCTTCCGCTTCGTGTGGATTGGCGACCCGCAGATCTCACCAGACGGCTCGCAGGTCGTGTTCGTGCGCGTCAGCGTCAACGCGAAGGACAACCGCTACGAAACGGCACTCTGGATCGTGCCGACATCAGGCCAGGAGCCACCCCGCCGATTGACCGCCGGCCCGCGCGACACCTCGCCGCGCTGGGCGCCCGATGGCCGCCGGATTGCGTTCGTGCGCGCGGCCGAAAAGGACGCACGGCCAGGTGTCGGCCAGCTCCACCTCCTCGACCTCAGCGGCGGCGAACCCCGGCCGCTCACGGACCTTCCGCGCGGCTGCAGCGCACCCGAGTGGTCACCGGATGGTCGTCTGCTTGCGTTCACGACGACGACGCTGCCGAAGGATCTCGTGCCGCCGGACAACCGGAAGGAACCGAGGGCCGCGCCGGCCGCCGACGCCGAGCGCCTGCCGGCGCACGAGAGCGACGTCCGCGTCATCACGAAGGCGACGTACCGCTCGAACGGCAGCGGCTACGCGGACCCAGAGCGTCACAGCCACATCTGGACCGTCGTGGCGGCGGCCGCGGGTGCGGGAAGTCCCGCGCCGCATCAGGTGACCGCCGGTCCGTTCGACGAGTCGGCGCCGGCCTGGTCGACCGACGGGACGCGGCTCTTCTTCACCTCGAACCGCGTGCTGGAACCGTACTACGAGGTCGCAGGCGGTGCGCTCTATGCCGTGCCGGTCGCCGGTGGCGAACCTGCGAAGATCGCGAGCGTCACGGGATCGCTCGGTCAGCCGGCGATGTCGCCCGATGGACGCCAGGTTGCGCTCGTCGGAAGTCTCGCGGGGCAACCCGTTCGTTCCTACAACCAGCCCGACCTCTTCGTGGCCGGAGCGGATGGTCGCTCATCGGCGCCCCGGAATCTCACCACCGCCTACGACTTCGACATCGGCGGCGGCATCGGCGGCGACCAGCATCCGCCCAGGGGAGGGGGCTCACCGGGCGTGGAGTGGGCGCCCGACGGCCAATCGATCTTCGCGCTGGCCGCGGAGCAGGGCCGAGCCAATCTCAACCGCGTGGATGTTGCGAGCGGTGCGGTCACACCGGTGACGAAGGGAGACCATGAAGTGGTGTCCTGGTCGCTCTCGCGGAACGGAGCGAAGGCGGTGGTCCTCGTCTCGACGCCGACCGCCATCGGCGATCTCTTCGTCCTCGACGTTCCGCCCGCCGGATCCGCCCCGCCCCCGATGAAGCAGATCACGCGCGTCAACGAACAGCTCTTCTCGCAGCTCGACCTCGCCGAACCCGAAGAGATCTGGTACCCCAGCTTCGACGGCCGCCGGATCAACGGCTGGATCCTCAAGCCGCCCGGCTTCGACCCGTCGAAGAAGTACCCGCTCATCCTCGAAATCCATGGCGGTCCGCACTCGGCGTACGGCTGCACGTTCACGCACGAGTTCTCGTGGATGGCGGCCAAGGGCTACGTCGTCCTCTACACCAACCCGCGCGGCAGTTCCTCGTACGGCCAGGAGTTCGGCAACCTCATCCAGTTCCACTATCCGGGTGACGACTACAAGGACCTGATGGCCGGCGTCGATGCGCTCGTCGGCCGTGGATACGTCGACGAGAAGCGCGTGGGCGTCACGGGCGGCAGCGGCGGCGGTGTCCTCACGAACTGGACGATCACCCAGACGACGCGTTTCGCGGCTGCGGTCTCACAGCGATCGATCGCCGACTGGAGCGGCTTCTGGTTCACCGCCGACTTCACGCTGTTCCAGCCCACATGGTTCCGCGCGGCACCCTGGGAGGACCCGGCCGATTTCGCGGAGCGGTCCGCCATCACGCACATCGCCAAGGTGACGACGCCGCTGATGCTCGTCGAAGGCGAGGCCGACTACCGGACGCCGCCGGCGGCGGGGGGCGAGGTGATGTTCCGAGCCCTCAAGTACCTGAAGAAGCCCGTTGTGATGGTACGCTTTCCCGGCGAGAGCCATGAGCTCTCACGCTCGGGCCAGCCGTGGCACCGTGTCGAACGGCTCCAGCACATCGTGGGTTGGTTCGACAAGTGGTTGATGGGCGCGGCGAGCGACAGGTACGATGTGAAGAACTGA
- a CDS encoding YpdA family putative bacillithiol disulfide reductase: protein MILDVLIVGAGPSGLAAAIACQRLGLAYDLLEKGVLVNSIFHFPSHMAFFTTPELLEVGGYPFVSPFEKPTRLEALRYYRRVVDGQRLTVTLGEEVQGVERQPADNTFLVRSTTRHGVEHRHVARAVVLAIGYYDHPNRLGVPGEDLPHVSHYYDEAHPFYRQRVVVVGGANSAAESALELHRAGAHVTLVHRHAVLDDGIKYWVRPDILNRISEGSIAVRYETEVVEISRDAVVVDHAGARDTIAADAVFLLTGYHPDREFLGRCGVQFDPATCAPVHDADTFETSVPNLFLAGGVTVGHGTAPVFIENGRLHGEKIVAMIARRLS, encoded by the coding sequence ATGATTCTCGACGTGCTCATCGTCGGCGCCGGTCCGTCCGGGCTCGCCGCCGCCATCGCCTGCCAACGCCTCGGCCTCGCGTACGACCTGCTCGAAAAAGGCGTGCTCGTCAACTCGATCTTCCACTTCCCGTCACACATGGCGTTCTTCACCACGCCGGAGTTGCTGGAGGTCGGCGGCTATCCGTTCGTCAGTCCGTTCGAGAAGCCGACCCGCCTCGAAGCGCTACGATACTACCGGCGGGTGGTCGATGGGCAGAGACTCACCGTCACGCTCGGGGAAGAGGTGCAGGGCGTCGAGCGGCAGCCCGCGGACAACACGTTCCTGGTCCGATCGACGACGCGTCACGGCGTCGAGCACCGTCACGTCGCCCGCGCGGTCGTGCTGGCGATTGGCTACTACGACCATCCGAATCGGCTCGGGGTGCCGGGCGAGGACCTCCCGCACGTGTCGCACTACTACGACGAGGCGCATCCGTTCTACCGACAGCGTGTCGTCGTGGTGGGTGGCGCGAACTCTGCCGCCGAATCGGCGCTCGAACTGCATCGGGCCGGCGCGCACGTGACGCTCGTGCACCGGCACGCGGTGCTGGACGACGGGATCAAGTACTGGGTGCGCCCGGACATCCTCAACCGGATCAGCGAAGGATCGATTGCCGTCCGCTATGAAACGGAGGTCGTGGAGATCTCGCGCGACGCGGTCGTCGTTGACCACGCGGGCGCGAGAGACACGATCGCGGCGGACGCCGTGTTTCTGCTGACCGGCTATCACCCCGACCGCGAGTTCCTCGGGCGATGCGGCGTGCAGTTCGACCCGGCCACGTGTGCGCCGGTCCACGATGCCGACACGTTCGAAACGTCGGTTCCCAATCTCTTTCTTGCCGGCGGCGTCACCGTCGGGCACGGCACGGCGCCGGTGTTCATCGAGAACGGCCGGTTGCACGGTGAGAAGATCGTCGCGATGATCGCCCGGCGGCTGTCGTAG